A single genomic interval of Nerophis lumbriciformis linkage group LG17, RoL_Nlum_v2.1, whole genome shotgun sequence harbors:
- the zc3h4 gene encoding zinc finger CCCH domain-containing protein 4 isoform X1, translating to MAVESMTVHPNSPTSNHEHNSLLTDERHEDGELEEGELEDDGGDVVTGGDASAPGVVGGGDDVVDEASGGGGAAGDGGGERPARSKERHAGSETDEEKSHRRKRKRKKEREREREKRRAKKKRKSKHKRHASSDDDFSDLSDDSDYSPSEKRKYREYSPQYPPTSHGGYGGSKKGGYMKMDKQGYGGYDGYEEDNYEGEEEGDMGDGEYDDYNKELHMYRKSKEGGRGGRGGRGRMRNMRGRGGMRGGRRGRGGSRGRGRGGKMGDDDGDGYGEDMDFDDDFDNMGDDDYDDYQYKKSKDRGRGGRGGRGRGRGKGRMMRGKMRSRGRGRGDMGDDDNNGDMDNGDGGGDGGQGMGKRNQHDKYQDKKGKAICKYYIEGRCTWGDHCNFSHDIELPKKKELCKFYITGYCAKADHCPYMHGEFPCKLFHTTGKCVNGDECMFSHDNLNEDTQELLSKMLAEDAEAGAEDEKEVEELKKQGINPLPKPPPGVGLLPTPPRAVPVDGNGGAGDFGGPAAGDFGGAPAANQVSTAPMAPSQPGSAPNPCMGGPPVQNPEGASYQGVPLNPNGPPQHMGPSPAGGGGGGGGKKIPSLFEIKVQPTGQLAQKLAVRSQTPSSNQAATPAPGAPPPCFPTPPGMMSPDMQNQGPPMMGGFASGDCPPHGGAMPPQGGGNYFNNFFNQQEGIKMEGVVEEGSKFSNQEDAANGANQGGISVSDLLPPAQRVLFMRIQQKQQEKDRARRMADGGADKSRDIEGDSGNWYSSEDEDGGGSVTSILKTLRQQTQAPQKSEAPSDPRLQKASLGNPPARPADPRLARDPRLARAAESAQAADSTHLTPPLSSSGPPADPRLARLAAASAGSAPHPTIGSKQEAPLVYKPPPLTAPAEEEETERVLRDKPVPIPLDPLMGMALRDPRSQLQQFSHIKKDIVLHMPGFSKTITWSPEDLLPLPLPKQDLLPLPPGIPPVPSLDPRLSRSQPQLHSQSPPVLPTSSSDPPPPSSSSLPDFELLSRILKTVNSSPSQSSSPPLPVPPLALLGQPPPAPPVPAEKLVDPRMARKLAVDPRLQPQKSALKQPSEPAPPPPVTSAVSTSSPPPQTIAPYDPRLLSSGGAGRSVAPGPPGGANVLSNISLYDPRTNKPGSPGTAGGPNNSPNSASTESRLGDSVGSKPKSKEPLFVRKSALDQPEPEKSGEQGTDRYNSYNRPRPKPAPSPNSTAQGGPASGQGAPGAPADQAPAGVHNLPVSTLFGVVKQTSKSGGTGSPFGGNSPAQAEQSTAEMDNGSLKDVFKGFDPTASPFCQ from the exons ATGGCGGTGGAAAGCATGACTGTCCATCCAAACTCCCCAACTTCCAACCACGAACACAACAGTCTCCTGACTGACGAAAG GCATGAGGATGGCGAGCTGGAGGAGGGCGAATTGGAAGACGATGGGGGAGATGTAGTGACGGGAGGCGACGCGTCCGCCCCAGGAGTAGTAGGAGGTGGCGATGACGTGGTCGACGAAGCAAGCGGAGGTGGGGGCGCGGCAGGGGACGGAGGCGGGGAGCGGCCCGCGCGGAGCAAAGAGCGCCACGCAGGCAGCGAGACGGACGAGGAAAAGTCCCACCGTCGCAAGCGTAAGAGGAAGAAGGAGAGGGAGCGAGAGCGGGAGAAGAGGAGGGCTAAGAAGAAACGCAAATCCAAACACAAA CGTCACGCGTCGTCCGATGACGACTTCTCGGACCTCAGCGATGACTCCGACTACTCTCCCAGCGAGAAGAGGAAGTACAGAGAGTACAGCCCCCAGTACCCGCCCACC TCGCACGGAGGCTACGGCGGCTCAAAGAAGGGCGGCTACATGAAGATGGACAAGCAGGGCTACGGCGGCTACGACGGTTACGAAGAAGACAACTACGAAGGAGAGGAAGAGGGAGACATGGGGGATGGAGAATACGATGACTACAACAAGGAACTCCACATGTACCGCAAGTCCAAGGAGGGCGGCCGCGGCGGACGAG GGGGCAGAGGTCGCATGAGGAACATGAGAGGCCGTGGAGGAATGAGGGGTGGACGGCGAGGAAGAGGAGGCAGCAGAGGAAGAGGACGAGGTGGAAAGATGGGAGATGATGATGGAGATGGTTATGGGGAGGACATGGAC TTTGATGACGACTTTGACAACATGGGTGACGACGACTATGATGACTATCAGTACAAGAAGTCCAAAGACAGAGGAAGAG GCGGCAGAGGCGGTCGAGGGAGAGGCCGAGGCAAAGGACGCATGATGAGGGGCAAAATGAGGAGCAGAGGGAGAGGACGGGGTGACATGGGCGATGATGACAACAATGGAGACATGGACAACGGA GATGGAGGAGGGGATGGTGGACAAGGAATGGGCAAGAGGAATCAGCATGACAAGTACCAGGACAAGAAAGGGAAAGCCATCTGCAAGTACTACATTGAAGGCAGATGCACCTGG GGGGACCATTGCAACTTCAGTCATGACATTGAGTTGCCCAAGAAGAAAGAGCTGTGCAAGTTTTACATCACTGGATACTGTGCTAAAGCCGACCACTGCCCTTACATGCATG GTGAATTTCCCTGCAAGCTGTTCCACACCACAGGAAAATGTGTCAACGGTGACGAATGCATGTTCTCCCATGATAACCTAAATGAAGACACCCAGGAGCTGCTGAGCAAG ATGCTGGCAGAGGACGCAGAGGCTGGAGCGGAGGACGAGAAGGAAGTGGAGGAGctgaagaagcaaggaattaacccTCTCCCTAAACCTCCACCTGGTGTCGGCCTCCTCCCCACTCCTCCTCGCGCGGTGCCTGTCGACGGGAACGGCGGAGCGGGAGATTTTGGAGGCCCTGCGGCCGGTGACTTTGGGGGTGCCCCTGCTGCCAATCAAGTGTCCACCGCCCCCATGGCTCCATCCCAGCCTGGATCGGCTCCTAACCCCTGCATGGGTGGTCCACCTGTACAAAACCCTGAAGGAGCTTCTTACCAAGGAGTGCCCCTAAATCCCAATGGGCCTCCGCAACACATGGGCCCTTCTCCTGCTGGTGGTGGTGGAGGCGGCGGCGGGAAGAAGATCCCCTCCCTCTTTGAGATCAAAGTGCAGCCGACAGGACAACTCGCTCAAAAACTTGCTGTCAG AAGCCAGACACCCAGTAGCAACCAGGCAGCGACCCCCGCACCTGGGGCTCCCCCGCCCTGCTTCCCCACCCCGCCAGGAATGATGTCCCCTGACATGCAGAACCAGGGGCCACCCATGATGGGAGGATTTGCATCTGGGGATTGCCCTCCACATGGGGGCGCTATGCCTCCTCAGGGTGGAGGGAACTACTTCAACAATTTCTTCAATCAGCAGGAGGGTATCAAGATGGAAGGAGTGGTGGAAGAAG GAAGCAAATTTAGCAACCAAGAAGATGCTGCTAATGGAGCCAACCAAGGAGGAATATCTGTCTCGGACCTCCTGCCTCCAGCACAGCGCGTCCTCTTCATGAGGATCCAACAGAAGCAGCAGGAGAAGGATCGAGCTCGCCGCATGGCGGATGGAGGCGCAGACAAAAGCAGAGACATAGAAG GTGACTCAGGGAACTGGTATTCCAGTGAAGATGAGGATGGTGGCGGCAGCGTGACATCCATCCTGAAGACCCTCCGACAGCAGACCCAGGCTCCTCAAAAGTCGGAAGCTCCAAGTGACCCCCGCCTCCAGAAGGCGTCCCTTGGTAACCCTCCGGCTCGCCCCGCAGACCCCCGCTTGGCTCGCGACCCACGTCTGGCCCGTGCTGCCGAGTCGGCTCAAGCCGCTGACTCCACCCACCTCACACCCCCTTTGTCTTCGTCGGGGCCACCGGCAGATCCTCGGTTAGCTCGTCTGGCTGCTGCCTCTGCAGGCTCCGCCCCCCACCCGACTATCGGTTCCAAACAAGAAGCACCTCTGGTCTACAAACCACCGCCTCTCACAGCGCCAGCAGAGGAAGAGGAGACCGAGCGAGTTCTTCGGGACAAGCCGGTACCGATTCCACTGGACCCCCTCATGGGCATGGCTCTGAGAGACCCTCGCTCACAGCTGCAGCAGTTCAGCCACATCAAGAAGGACATTGTTCTCCACATGCCGGGTTTCTCCAAAACCATCACTTGGTCCCCAGAGGACCTCCTTCCTCTTCCCCTCCCCAAACAGGACCTCCTACCACTTCCACCAGGTATTCCTCCAGTACCTTCCCTTGACCCGCGTCTGTCCCGCAGCCAACCGCAGCTCCACTCACAATCCCCCCCTGTATTGCCCACTTCCTCCTCGGACCCCCCTCCCCCCTCGTCGTCCTCCCTCCCAGACTTTGAGCTGTTGTCTCGTATACTGAAGACTGTCAATTCTAGTCCTTCTCAGTCCTCCTCACCTCCCCTCCCGGTCCCCCCTCTGGCACTGCTGGGACAACCTCCTCCTGCTCCCCCCGTACCCGCAGAAAAGCTAGTTGATCCCCGCATGGCACGTAAATTAGCTGTAGACCCTCGCCTTCAGCCGCAGAAGTCGGCCCTTAAACAGCCTTCTGAACCTGCCCCCCCTCCTCCTGTAACCTCTGCAGTGTCCACATCCAGTCCCCCCCCACAGACTATTGCCCCCTATGACCCAAGGCTCCTCTCATCTGGTGGAGCAGGGCGCAGTGTTGCACCTGGACCACCAGGGGGAGCCAATGTACTGAGCAACATCAGTCTGTATGACCCAAGGACTAACAAACCAGGAAGCCCTGGTACCGCCGGTGGCCCCAACAACTCTCCCAACTCGGCCAGCACAGAGTCCCGACTCGGGGACTCCGTAGGTAGTAAACCCAAATCCAAGGAGCCCTTGTTTGTTCGTAAGTCTGCGTTGGACCAGCCTGAGCCAGAAAAAAGCGGAGAGCAAGGCACTGACAGGTATAACAGCTATAACAGACCCCGACCTAAACCTGCCCCCTCGCCCAACTCTACCGCCCAGGGAGGACCCGCCAGTGGTCAAGGTGCTCCCGGAGCCCCCGCAGACCAGGCTCCCGCGGGCGTCCACAACCTCCCGGTGTCAACTCTATTTGGCGTTGTGAAGCAGACGAGCAAGTCCGGCGGCACAGGCAGCCCGTTCGGAGGCAACAGCCCGGCCCAGGCGGAGCAGAGCACCGCCGAGATGGACAACGGTTCATTGAAGGACGTTTTCAAAGGCTTCGACCCCACGGCTTCGCCCTTTTGCCAGTGA
- the zc3h4 gene encoding zinc finger CCCH domain-containing protein 4 isoform X2 translates to MAVESMTVHPNSPTSNHEHNSLLTDERHEDGELEEGELEDDGGDVVTGGDASAPGVVGGGDDVVDEASGGGGAAGDGGGERPARSKERHAGSETDEEKSHRRKRKRKKEREREREKRRAKKKRKSKHKRHASSDDDFSDLSDDSDYSPSEKRKYREYSPQYPPTSHGGYGGSKKGGYMKMDKQGYGGYDGYEEDNYEGEEEGDMGDGEYDDYNKELHMYRKSKEGGRGGRGGRGRMRNMRGRGGMRGGRRGRGGSRGRGRGGKMGDDDGDGYGEDMDFDDDFDNMGDDDYDDYQYKKSKDRGRGGRGGRGRGRGKGRMMRGKMRSRGRGRGDMGDDDNNGDMDNGDGGGDGGQGMGKRNQHDKYQDKKGKAICKYYIEGRCTWGDHCNFSHDIELPKKKELCKFYITGYCAKADHCPYMHGEFPCKLFHTTGKCVNGDECMFSHDNLNEDTQELLSKMLAEDAEAGAEDEKEVEELKKQGINPLPKPPPGVGLLPTPPRAVPVDGNGGAGDFGGPAAGDFGGAPAANQVSTAPMAPSQPGSAPNPCMGGPPVQNPEGASYQGVPLNPNGPPQHMGPSPAGGGGGGGGKKIPSLFEIKVQPTGQLAQKLAVSQTPSSNQAATPAPGAPPPCFPTPPGMMSPDMQNQGPPMMGGFASGDCPPHGGAMPPQGGGNYFNNFFNQQEGIKMEGVVEEGSKFSNQEDAANGANQGGISVSDLLPPAQRVLFMRIQQKQQEKDRARRMADGGADKSRDIEGDSGNWYSSEDEDGGGSVTSILKTLRQQTQAPQKSEAPSDPRLQKASLGNPPARPADPRLARDPRLARAAESAQAADSTHLTPPLSSSGPPADPRLARLAAASAGSAPHPTIGSKQEAPLVYKPPPLTAPAEEEETERVLRDKPVPIPLDPLMGMALRDPRSQLQQFSHIKKDIVLHMPGFSKTITWSPEDLLPLPLPKQDLLPLPPGIPPVPSLDPRLSRSQPQLHSQSPPVLPTSSSDPPPPSSSSLPDFELLSRILKTVNSSPSQSSSPPLPVPPLALLGQPPPAPPVPAEKLVDPRMARKLAVDPRLQPQKSALKQPSEPAPPPPVTSAVSTSSPPPQTIAPYDPRLLSSGGAGRSVAPGPPGGANVLSNISLYDPRTNKPGSPGTAGGPNNSPNSASTESRLGDSVGSKPKSKEPLFVRKSALDQPEPEKSGEQGTDRYNSYNRPRPKPAPSPNSTAQGGPASGQGAPGAPADQAPAGVHNLPVSTLFGVVKQTSKSGGTGSPFGGNSPAQAEQSTAEMDNGSLKDVFKGFDPTASPFCQ, encoded by the exons ATGGCGGTGGAAAGCATGACTGTCCATCCAAACTCCCCAACTTCCAACCACGAACACAACAGTCTCCTGACTGACGAAAG GCATGAGGATGGCGAGCTGGAGGAGGGCGAATTGGAAGACGATGGGGGAGATGTAGTGACGGGAGGCGACGCGTCCGCCCCAGGAGTAGTAGGAGGTGGCGATGACGTGGTCGACGAAGCAAGCGGAGGTGGGGGCGCGGCAGGGGACGGAGGCGGGGAGCGGCCCGCGCGGAGCAAAGAGCGCCACGCAGGCAGCGAGACGGACGAGGAAAAGTCCCACCGTCGCAAGCGTAAGAGGAAGAAGGAGAGGGAGCGAGAGCGGGAGAAGAGGAGGGCTAAGAAGAAACGCAAATCCAAACACAAA CGTCACGCGTCGTCCGATGACGACTTCTCGGACCTCAGCGATGACTCCGACTACTCTCCCAGCGAGAAGAGGAAGTACAGAGAGTACAGCCCCCAGTACCCGCCCACC TCGCACGGAGGCTACGGCGGCTCAAAGAAGGGCGGCTACATGAAGATGGACAAGCAGGGCTACGGCGGCTACGACGGTTACGAAGAAGACAACTACGAAGGAGAGGAAGAGGGAGACATGGGGGATGGAGAATACGATGACTACAACAAGGAACTCCACATGTACCGCAAGTCCAAGGAGGGCGGCCGCGGCGGACGAG GGGGCAGAGGTCGCATGAGGAACATGAGAGGCCGTGGAGGAATGAGGGGTGGACGGCGAGGAAGAGGAGGCAGCAGAGGAAGAGGACGAGGTGGAAAGATGGGAGATGATGATGGAGATGGTTATGGGGAGGACATGGAC TTTGATGACGACTTTGACAACATGGGTGACGACGACTATGATGACTATCAGTACAAGAAGTCCAAAGACAGAGGAAGAG GCGGCAGAGGCGGTCGAGGGAGAGGCCGAGGCAAAGGACGCATGATGAGGGGCAAAATGAGGAGCAGAGGGAGAGGACGGGGTGACATGGGCGATGATGACAACAATGGAGACATGGACAACGGA GATGGAGGAGGGGATGGTGGACAAGGAATGGGCAAGAGGAATCAGCATGACAAGTACCAGGACAAGAAAGGGAAAGCCATCTGCAAGTACTACATTGAAGGCAGATGCACCTGG GGGGACCATTGCAACTTCAGTCATGACATTGAGTTGCCCAAGAAGAAAGAGCTGTGCAAGTTTTACATCACTGGATACTGTGCTAAAGCCGACCACTGCCCTTACATGCATG GTGAATTTCCCTGCAAGCTGTTCCACACCACAGGAAAATGTGTCAACGGTGACGAATGCATGTTCTCCCATGATAACCTAAATGAAGACACCCAGGAGCTGCTGAGCAAG ATGCTGGCAGAGGACGCAGAGGCTGGAGCGGAGGACGAGAAGGAAGTGGAGGAGctgaagaagcaaggaattaacccTCTCCCTAAACCTCCACCTGGTGTCGGCCTCCTCCCCACTCCTCCTCGCGCGGTGCCTGTCGACGGGAACGGCGGAGCGGGAGATTTTGGAGGCCCTGCGGCCGGTGACTTTGGGGGTGCCCCTGCTGCCAATCAAGTGTCCACCGCCCCCATGGCTCCATCCCAGCCTGGATCGGCTCCTAACCCCTGCATGGGTGGTCCACCTGTACAAAACCCTGAAGGAGCTTCTTACCAAGGAGTGCCCCTAAATCCCAATGGGCCTCCGCAACACATGGGCCCTTCTCCTGCTGGTGGTGGTGGAGGCGGCGGCGGGAAGAAGATCCCCTCCCTCTTTGAGATCAAAGTGCAGCCGACAGGACAACTCGCTCAAAAACTTGCTGTCAG CCAGACACCCAGTAGCAACCAGGCAGCGACCCCCGCACCTGGGGCTCCCCCGCCCTGCTTCCCCACCCCGCCAGGAATGATGTCCCCTGACATGCAGAACCAGGGGCCACCCATGATGGGAGGATTTGCATCTGGGGATTGCCCTCCACATGGGGGCGCTATGCCTCCTCAGGGTGGAGGGAACTACTTCAACAATTTCTTCAATCAGCAGGAGGGTATCAAGATGGAAGGAGTGGTGGAAGAAG GAAGCAAATTTAGCAACCAAGAAGATGCTGCTAATGGAGCCAACCAAGGAGGAATATCTGTCTCGGACCTCCTGCCTCCAGCACAGCGCGTCCTCTTCATGAGGATCCAACAGAAGCAGCAGGAGAAGGATCGAGCTCGCCGCATGGCGGATGGAGGCGCAGACAAAAGCAGAGACATAGAAG GTGACTCAGGGAACTGGTATTCCAGTGAAGATGAGGATGGTGGCGGCAGCGTGACATCCATCCTGAAGACCCTCCGACAGCAGACCCAGGCTCCTCAAAAGTCGGAAGCTCCAAGTGACCCCCGCCTCCAGAAGGCGTCCCTTGGTAACCCTCCGGCTCGCCCCGCAGACCCCCGCTTGGCTCGCGACCCACGTCTGGCCCGTGCTGCCGAGTCGGCTCAAGCCGCTGACTCCACCCACCTCACACCCCCTTTGTCTTCGTCGGGGCCACCGGCAGATCCTCGGTTAGCTCGTCTGGCTGCTGCCTCTGCAGGCTCCGCCCCCCACCCGACTATCGGTTCCAAACAAGAAGCACCTCTGGTCTACAAACCACCGCCTCTCACAGCGCCAGCAGAGGAAGAGGAGACCGAGCGAGTTCTTCGGGACAAGCCGGTACCGATTCCACTGGACCCCCTCATGGGCATGGCTCTGAGAGACCCTCGCTCACAGCTGCAGCAGTTCAGCCACATCAAGAAGGACATTGTTCTCCACATGCCGGGTTTCTCCAAAACCATCACTTGGTCCCCAGAGGACCTCCTTCCTCTTCCCCTCCCCAAACAGGACCTCCTACCACTTCCACCAGGTATTCCTCCAGTACCTTCCCTTGACCCGCGTCTGTCCCGCAGCCAACCGCAGCTCCACTCACAATCCCCCCCTGTATTGCCCACTTCCTCCTCGGACCCCCCTCCCCCCTCGTCGTCCTCCCTCCCAGACTTTGAGCTGTTGTCTCGTATACTGAAGACTGTCAATTCTAGTCCTTCTCAGTCCTCCTCACCTCCCCTCCCGGTCCCCCCTCTGGCACTGCTGGGACAACCTCCTCCTGCTCCCCCCGTACCCGCAGAAAAGCTAGTTGATCCCCGCATGGCACGTAAATTAGCTGTAGACCCTCGCCTTCAGCCGCAGAAGTCGGCCCTTAAACAGCCTTCTGAACCTGCCCCCCCTCCTCCTGTAACCTCTGCAGTGTCCACATCCAGTCCCCCCCCACAGACTATTGCCCCCTATGACCCAAGGCTCCTCTCATCTGGTGGAGCAGGGCGCAGTGTTGCACCTGGACCACCAGGGGGAGCCAATGTACTGAGCAACATCAGTCTGTATGACCCAAGGACTAACAAACCAGGAAGCCCTGGTACCGCCGGTGGCCCCAACAACTCTCCCAACTCGGCCAGCACAGAGTCCCGACTCGGGGACTCCGTAGGTAGTAAACCCAAATCCAAGGAGCCCTTGTTTGTTCGTAAGTCTGCGTTGGACCAGCCTGAGCCAGAAAAAAGCGGAGAGCAAGGCACTGACAGGTATAACAGCTATAACAGACCCCGACCTAAACCTGCCCCCTCGCCCAACTCTACCGCCCAGGGAGGACCCGCCAGTGGTCAAGGTGCTCCCGGAGCCCCCGCAGACCAGGCTCCCGCGGGCGTCCACAACCTCCCGGTGTCAACTCTATTTGGCGTTGTGAAGCAGACGAGCAAGTCCGGCGGCACAGGCAGCCCGTTCGGAGGCAACAGCCCGGCCCAGGCGGAGCAGAGCACCGCCGAGATGGACAACGGTTCATTGAAGGACGTTTTCAAAGGCTTCGACCCCACGGCTTCGCCCTTTTGCCAGTGA